The segment TGGGCGTGCCGCCGTGCCAGCACCTGCCGGATGACAATCGGTGCCATAAGGACCAAACCGATCACCATCGTCAGCACCCCCGGGGCTATGAACAGAAAAGACACCAGCGCGACCCACCAGCGTTCCCATTTGGCCAAGGGTGCGAACAGGAACCCGCTGAAGGCGACACCAAGGGACGCGATACCCAGCATCGCACCGGATAATGTGATCGTGAACAGCCACCATGTGAACCCGTCAGCCACCAGCAACAGCGCGGGTGAATAGACAAACACGAAAGGTACAAGCGCTTTGGCAATGCCAAGGCGGAAGGCGGTGTTGCCCGTCTTGAACGGGTTTGATCCCGCAATGCCGGCCGCGGCATAGGCCGCCAGTGCAACCGGAGGCGTAATGTCTGCCAACACACCGTAATAAAACACAAAGAAGTGTGAAACGAGCGGTTCGACCTGCAACTGCGCAAGGGCGGGTGCGGCCACGGCGACGAGGATGATATAGGTCGCGGTGGTCGGGATGCCCGCGCCCATGATGATACAGGAAATCGCGATCAGGATCAGTGATACGAACAGCGCCCATTGCGTCACGGTGAAATAGGACAGAAGGGGCAGGGTGCTCAGGAACCCGCCGATGTCCGTTGCAGTCTGCACCACAACATAGCCCAGACGGAAGCCGACGCCGGTCAGGGTCACAACCCCGACGACAACCCCGACGGTTGCCGCAGCGGCCCCCACAGCCAATGTGTTTTTCGCACCCGACGCTAGCGCATTCCACAGATCGAGCAGGGTCAGCCGGTGTCTCGGGTTCAGGAACCCCACGACCACACAAGCGATAATGCCGTAAACCGCTGCGTAATCGGGGGTTTTGCCGGACAGGATCAGATAGACCAGAATGGCCAGCGGGATGATTGACAGCCAGTGGTCCTTCAGGACGACACCGACCTTGGGCAGTTCTTCGGCGCGCAAGCCGCGCAGGCCAAGCTTTTTCGCCTCCAGATGCACCATGATGAAGATGCCGAAATAATGCAGCAAGGCCGGAAACAACGCCGCCGCCAGCACGTCGCGCAAGGGAATTTCAAGGTATTCGACCATAATAAACGCCGCGGCACCCAGGATCGGCGGCGTGATCTGCCCGCCGGTTGATGCCGTCGCTTCGACAGCGCCCGCGAAATGGGCGGGGTAGCCCACGCGTTTCATCGCCGGAATGGTCAGCGCGCCGGTGGTCACCGTGTTGGCGATGGAAGACCCTGAAATCGTGCCCATAAACGCGGAGGAGAAAATCGCAACCTTGGCAGGGCCACCGGAATAACGCCCGGCAATGACCATGGCGAGGTCGATGAACAACTGCCCCAACCCAATGCGCGTGGCCAGTACGCCGAACAGGATGAACAGGAACACATATTGCGCCATGACACCGATGGCGATGCCATAGATGCCTTGGTTCGTCATATAAAGATGGTTGATGATCCCCAGCCAGCTTGCCCCGCCATGTTTTAATGCGCCCGGCATCCACGGTCCGAAATAGGCAAAGACAAGGAACAGGATCGCGATAATCGGCAGGGTCGGGCCAACGGAACGGCGCGTCGCCTCAAGCGTTAGCAGCAACAGCGCGCTGCCCATAAAAACGTCAAACTGCGAGGGGTTGCCAACACGTTCGGATACGATTTCGGGCGGCAGCAACGGCAGGTACATCGCCGCGCCCACAGCAAGCACCGCAAGCATGATGTCGATGACCGGCACCCCGTCGAACCGATACCACGCTTTTGGCACGCCAATGGCAGGGTCGGATTTGCGCAGGCCAAACAGCAAAAATACCAGCCCAAGCACGAAAGACAAATGGATCCCACGGTGCAACAATTCGCGGATCAGCCCAAAGCCCGAGGCATAGAAGTGATAGATCGACATGGCCACCAGAACAGCCGCGATGAAATGCCCCAACATGCGCCCCGTCGGGCGAAAGGCGGTTTCAGGATCAAATTTGCGCTCGATCTCTGCCAGTTGTTCGGGGGTCAATTCGGGTGCGTTGTCAGCAGCCATGATGCTATCCGTCTGTAATCGTGAAATAAAATAAGGCCCAAACGCCGCAGGGCGTTCGGGCCAAATCAGTCAAAAACGGGCTTACTTCAGCAAACCGGCTTCTTTGTAAAACCGCTCCGCGCCAGCGTGCAATGGCACACCCACACCGTTCAACGCGGAATCGGGCGTGATGGTTTTACCCTTCGCGTGGCCCACATCCAGCAGTTTGCGGGACTGTTCGTTCCACAAAGCTTTGGTGATGTTATAGATCAGCTCTTCATCTTCATTGGCCGACGTGAACCACTGCGCGCCCACTGCCACAGTTGTGGTGGTGGCAACGCCCTCATACGCGCCTTCCGGGATGTCGGAGGCTGCGAAAAAGCCGTATTTCTCGGTCAGAGCTGCGGCACCGTCGCCGTCGATCGGCACCAGCTTGATGTCCGCAGCGGAGGCGAGTTCAACAAGTGATCCGGTCGGATAGCCCGCCACCACGAAAAACGCGTCGATTTTACCGTTGCGCAAAGCTTCGGAAGCGGCGTTGCCTTTCAAGGCTTCTGCTGTGACATCTTCAACAGCCAAGCCATTGGCCTCAAGGATCAGGTTTGCGTCGACATAAGTGCCTGAACCGGGTTCATCCAGCGACACGCGCTTGCCCTTCAGGTCGGCAACCGAATTGATGCCGCTGTCGGCCAAAGCCACCAGATGGATGTGCTCTTCGAACAGGGCGGCGATGGTGCGCAGATCCTTGGCTGGTTCTTTGCCTTCCATCGTGCCGGTGCCGGTATAGGCCCAATAGGCCACGTCGGACTGGGCAAAGCCCGAGTTGCGCAGGCCCGAGATGATTGCGTTTACGTTGTCGACCGACCCGCGCGATGAAACGGCAGAGGCGATCAGCCCCTCGACACCGCAAGACCCGCCTGCATCGCATTCGCGCGAGCCCGGTGGTTTCGAGATCGCATTGGCGATCACGCCGCCAACGGGATAGTAGGTATAGGCGGTGCCGCCCGTGCCGATGGTAAAGAACTTGAGCTCCTGCGCGGCGGCGGCAGTTGCCAGACCGGTCACCAAGACCGCGCCAATGGCGGCGGACTTCAGACCCTTGAATGAAAACGTCATGGTATTCTCCCTTTATTTCGGCGGAATTGACCGCAAATGTGCGGCGAGCCGATTTATGAGGTTCAGAGCGACCCCCGAACCGATAAACGACTGTAGGCATTGCAATACGGGCATGTAAATAGCCGTGTCTTTCCGGCTTGGCCTTAGGCCAGCACCGACA is part of the Sulfitobacter geojensis genome and harbors:
- a CDS encoding TRAP transporter permease, whose product is MAADNAPELTPEQLAEIERKFDPETAFRPTGRMLGHFIAAVLVAMSIYHFYASGFGLIRELLHRGIHLSFVLGLVFLLFGLRKSDPAIGVPKAWYRFDGVPVIDIMLAVLAVGAAMYLPLLPPEIVSERVGNPSQFDVFMGSALLLLTLEATRRSVGPTLPIIAILFLVFAYFGPWMPGALKHGGASWLGIINHLYMTNQGIYGIAIGVMAQYVFLFILFGVLATRIGLGQLFIDLAMVIAGRYSGGPAKVAIFSSAFMGTISGSSIANTVTTGALTIPAMKRVGYPAHFAGAVEATASTGGQITPPILGAAAFIMVEYLEIPLRDVLAAALFPALLHYFGIFIMVHLEAKKLGLRGLRAEELPKVGVVLKDHWLSIIPLAILVYLILSGKTPDYAAVYGIIACVVVGFLNPRHRLTLLDLWNALASGAKNTLAVGAAAATVGVVVGVVTLTGVGFRLGYVVVQTATDIGGFLSTLPLLSYFTVTQWALFVSLILIAISCIIMGAGIPTTATYIILVAVAAPALAQLQVEPLVSHFFVFYYGVLADITPPVALAAYAAAGIAGSNPFKTGNTAFRLGIAKALVPFVFVYSPALLLVADGFTWWLFTITLSGAMLGIASLGVAFSGFLFAPLAKWERWWVALVSFLFIAPGVLTMVIGLVLMAPIVIRQVLARRHAHAA
- a CDS encoding TAXI family TRAP transporter solute-binding subunit, coding for MTFSFKGLKSAAIGAVLVTGLATAAAAQELKFFTIGTGGTAYTYYPVGGVIANAISKPPGSRECDAGGSCGVEGLIASAVSSRGSVDNVNAIISGLRNSGFAQSDVAYWAYTGTGTMEGKEPAKDLRTIAALFEEHIHLVALADSGINSVADLKGKRVSLDEPGSGTYVDANLILEANGLAVEDVTAEALKGNAASEALRNGKIDAFFVVAGYPTGSLVELASAADIKLVPIDGDGAAALTEKYGFFAASDIPEGAYEGVATTTTVAVGAQWFTSANEDEELIYNITKALWNEQSRKLLDVGHAKGKTITPDSALNGVGVPLHAGAERFYKEAGLLK